In a single window of the Pedococcus dokdonensis genome:
- a CDS encoding ATP/GTP-binding protein, translating to MQPQPPFSDPAWGGRTTGQVYACTRPVGIGPVSGIAFWLWLATPPNGAPPDPQVLARQAVARMNLRAISIGIVPEPRAGSVGIIGMPTWMWAQNPGATTWGPQTQSASADGFTVTATAKAQRIVWAMGDGTTVTCTGPGTPYDDSYGKQSSPTCGHTYSRQGVYRVRATTYWVVTWAGIGLSGTIPLDFTDTATITMGEAQVLSS from the coding sequence TTGCAGCCGCAGCCACCGTTCAGTGACCCGGCCTGGGGTGGGCGCACGACCGGTCAGGTCTACGCCTGCACGAGACCGGTGGGTATCGGTCCGGTCTCCGGAATTGCCTTCTGGCTCTGGCTGGCCACGCCACCGAACGGTGCGCCGCCGGACCCGCAGGTGCTGGCACGGCAGGCGGTCGCGCGGATGAACCTCCGCGCCATCAGCATCGGCATCGTGCCGGAGCCCCGAGCGGGAAGCGTCGGGATCATCGGCATGCCGACGTGGATGTGGGCACAGAACCCCGGAGCGACCACGTGGGGGCCGCAAACCCAGTCCGCGTCGGCAGATGGCTTCACGGTCACGGCAACCGCGAAGGCCCAGCGCATCGTCTGGGCTATGGGCGACGGCACCACGGTCACGTGCACTGGGCCGGGCACACCGTATGACGACTCCTACGGCAAGCAGTCGTCCCCGACCTGCGGACACACCTACAGCCGGCAGGGCGTTTACAGGGTGCGGGCCACGACCTACTGGGTCGTCACATGGGCCGGGATCGGCCTGAGCGGCACGATCCCGTTGGACTTCACCGACACGGCCACGATCACCATGGGCGAAGCCCAGGTGCTGAGCAGCTGA
- a CDS encoding SAF domain-containing protein: protein MTMTIETADSAAVSGGRGTPPVRRRRSKRGADGGQTSVTPAPKLRRRPVLVAASLAAVILGALLGAWTWSSTSNTHEVVALRQTVTRGETITQGDLMTVQVGVDPALRTLPSDRLGSLVGQRAAMDMAAGSLVTAADVTTSVLPGKGWSVVGVALPPSLMPGETLLAGDQVRIVATPGQQGDVGQEPPEAISATVVGLYPNGENGQTVVSVEVPQEQAAELAARAATGKVALVLDSRER from the coding sequence ATGACGATGACTATCGAGACTGCCGACTCCGCCGCTGTGAGCGGGGGACGAGGCACGCCACCGGTGCGCCGGCGTCGATCCAAGCGCGGCGCCGACGGAGGCCAGACGTCCGTGACGCCGGCGCCGAAGCTCCGTCGTCGACCGGTGTTGGTCGCCGCGTCGCTTGCAGCCGTCATCCTCGGCGCACTGCTGGGGGCATGGACGTGGTCGTCGACGAGCAACACCCACGAGGTGGTGGCGCTGCGCCAAACCGTCACCCGCGGGGAGACGATCACCCAGGGCGACCTGATGACGGTCCAAGTCGGGGTGGATCCCGCCCTGAGGACGCTTCCGAGCGACCGCCTGGGGAGCCTCGTGGGCCAGCGCGCGGCGATGGACATGGCTGCCGGCAGCCTGGTCACGGCTGCGGACGTGACCACCTCGGTCCTGCCTGGGAAGGGCTGGTCGGTCGTGGGGGTCGCGTTGCCGCCCTCGCTGATGCCGGGAGAGACGTTGCTGGCCGGCGATCAGGTGCGCATCGTGGCGACCCCGGGTCAACAGGGCGACGTGGGTCAGGAGCCCCCTGAGGCCATCTCCGCGACCGTGGTGGGGCTCTACCCGAACGGCGAGAACGGGCAGACGGTGGTCTCCGTCGAGGTGCCGCAGGAGCAGGCCGCCGAGCTGGCGGCTCGGGCGGCGACCGGCAAGGTGGCGCTGGTCCTGGACAGCCGGGAGCGCTGA
- a CDS encoding CpaF family protein — MTNNNTTAGREPGTHPTDPASLPLFAAPSPNRGTAASPGRVRGSFSMSPSADPAPTVSRPLTPAVPDGDLDIPRSYVPRIYRHGADIDWCLVTALRGQASDRLSAALGDDRGHLSSAAQREQGRAIILELLNNEHDERVSAGQDAWNTAEQDALAKAVDDSLFGLGRLQPLVDDHRVENILIFGCDSVFLELTDGRLIPGPPVADSDQELIDFLVFLASRSEVNPRPFSEGQPRLHLRLDGGARLAAAAWVTPRPSVVIRRHRLRRVTLADLVDRGTLTELAASFLSAAVKSRSSIVVSGAQGAGKTTLVRALCAEIPQHEIIGTFETEYELHLHELKDQHPYVFPWEARPGSGERAADGSQAGEFTLSQAMFDSFRFDLSRQIVGEVRGPEVLAMLKAMESGAGSISTTHAKNAEGAIGKLVTCAMEAGPHITHDYAVRAIAASIDIIVHVHLETTPLADGTAQRSRWVTEILTLTPGEREKGYAVQRVFLAPPGSRQAEPAVLPDEYRELAAWGFALEEFYGHSEAAS, encoded by the coding sequence ATGACGAACAACAACACCACGGCGGGCCGCGAGCCGGGCACCCACCCCACGGACCCGGCATCCCTGCCGTTGTTCGCCGCGCCATCGCCGAACCGCGGGACCGCCGCCAGCCCGGGCAGGGTGCGCGGATCGTTCTCGATGTCACCATCGGCCGACCCGGCACCGACCGTGTCGCGCCCGCTGACCCCGGCGGTGCCCGACGGCGACCTGGACATCCCCCGGAGCTACGTGCCCAGGATCTATCGGCACGGCGCCGACATTGACTGGTGCCTGGTCACGGCGCTGCGGGGACAGGCCTCTGACCGTCTCAGTGCCGCCCTCGGGGACGATCGGGGCCACCTGAGCTCGGCCGCGCAGAGAGAGCAGGGCCGCGCGATCATCCTCGAGCTGCTCAACAACGAGCACGACGAGCGGGTCAGCGCCGGCCAGGATGCGTGGAACACCGCCGAACAGGACGCCTTGGCCAAGGCCGTCGACGACTCCCTGTTCGGGCTCGGGCGACTGCAACCACTGGTGGACGACCACCGGGTCGAGAACATCCTGATCTTCGGCTGCGACTCGGTGTTCCTCGAGCTCACCGACGGCCGCCTGATCCCCGGGCCACCCGTGGCCGACTCGGACCAGGAGCTGATCGACTTCCTGGTCTTCCTGGCCTCCCGGTCGGAGGTCAACCCGCGGCCGTTCTCGGAGGGGCAGCCGCGCCTGCATCTGCGTCTGGACGGCGGCGCACGGCTGGCCGCGGCGGCATGGGTCACGCCGCGCCCCTCGGTGGTCATCCGGCGGCACCGGCTGCGCAGGGTCACCCTGGCCGACCTGGTCGACCGCGGGACGCTCACGGAGCTGGCGGCGTCGTTCTTGTCCGCGGCCGTGAAGTCCCGCAGCAGCATCGTGGTGTCCGGCGCCCAGGGAGCAGGCAAGACCACCCTGGTCAGGGCATTGTGTGCGGAGATCCCCCAGCACGAGATCATCGGCACCTTCGAGACCGAGTACGAGCTTCACCTGCATGAGCTCAAGGACCAGCACCCGTATGTCTTTCCGTGGGAGGCGCGTCCCGGCTCGGGCGAGCGGGCCGCCGACGGTAGCCAGGCCGGCGAGTTCACCCTGAGCCAAGCCATGTTCGACAGCTTCCGGTTCGACCTCTCCCGTCAGATCGTGGGTGAGGTTCGAGGACCGGAGGTTCTGGCCATGCTCAAGGCCATGGAGTCTGGCGCGGGTTCGATCTCCACCACCCACGCCAAGAATGCGGAAGGAGCGATCGGCAAGCTGGTGACGTGCGCCATGGAGGCCGGGCCGCACATCACCCACGACTACGCCGTGCGGGCGATTGCGGCCAGCATCGACATCATCGTGCACGTCCACCTGGAGACCACCCCGCTGGCCGACGGCACCGCGCAACGCTCCCGCTGGGTCACCGAGATCCTCACGCTGACCCCCGGAGAGCGTGAGAAGGGGTACGCCGTCCAGCGGGTCTTCCTCGCACCGCCCGGCAGCCGGCAGGCCGAGCCTGCGGTCCTGCCCGATGAGTACCGCGAGCTCGCCGCGTGGGGATTCGCCCTCGAGGAGTTCTACGGGCACAGTGAGGCCGCATCATGA
- a CDS encoding type II secretion system F family protein — translation MTPLVPAVAGALIVAGLLGTVAGLRPHPAPAPALARSAIGKGAALGRLAALGRRTRLLLAAGAAVGVTVAVLTGWIIAIPLVPAAAAGVPVLLSVPPSASKIDRLEAMEEWTRSLAGILTAGVGLEQALISTLRSTPEAIRPEVTRLASRLRARWATEDALRAFADELDDATGDLIAGNLILAARRRGAGVASVLEALAESTAADVAARREIESDRAKPRSTARWVTLITISVLGVLALTGDYVRPYGSPIGQLLLVLLLGLYVATLLWMRTMSSGKPLPRFIGSAARQAAR, via the coding sequence ATGACCCCGCTGGTACCGGCCGTGGCCGGGGCGCTGATCGTCGCCGGTCTGCTGGGCACGGTCGCTGGGCTGCGGCCCCACCCGGCTCCGGCCCCGGCGCTCGCGCGCAGTGCCATCGGCAAAGGAGCCGCCCTGGGGCGGCTCGCGGCGCTGGGCCGGCGCACCCGCCTGCTGCTGGCCGCAGGCGCCGCGGTGGGCGTCACGGTAGCGGTGCTGACCGGCTGGATCATCGCGATCCCGCTCGTGCCTGCGGCGGCCGCAGGCGTGCCCGTGCTGCTGTCCGTCCCACCCTCGGCGAGCAAGATCGACCGGTTGGAGGCGATGGAGGAGTGGACCCGTTCCCTGGCGGGCATCCTCACCGCTGGCGTCGGCCTCGAGCAGGCACTGATCTCCACCCTGCGCTCAACTCCTGAGGCGATCCGGCCAGAGGTCACGCGCCTGGCGTCCCGGCTCCGTGCCCGCTGGGCCACCGAAGACGCCCTGCGCGCCTTCGCCGACGAGCTCGACGACGCGACAGGTGACCTGATCGCCGGCAACCTCATCTTGGCGGCCCGGCGCCGAGGGGCTGGGGTGGCCAGCGTCCTGGAAGCACTTGCCGAGTCCACCGCGGCGGACGTCGCCGCCAGGCGAGAGATCGAGTCGGACCGGGCCAAGCCACGGTCGACCGCGCGCTGGGTCACCCTGATCACGATCTCGGTCCTCGGGGTTCTGGCGTTGACCGGTGACTACGTCCGCCCCTACGGGTCACCGATCGGACAGCTGCTGCTGGTGCTGTTGCTCGGCCTGTACGTGGCGACGCTGCTGTGGATGCGCACGATGTCGAGCGGCAAACCGCTGCCCCGGTTCATCGGGTCCGCCGCCAGGCAGGCAGCCCGATGA
- a CDS encoding type II secretion system F family protein, whose protein sequence is MMATGLQLALTAGALIGLGVALLVWRLTPADPDLGDALGRLSPEHAKRRAVEAMHPAGDTRERLGVWGMKTLPAGTWGTVPVQELAILRTPVSRYYGEKVMFALLGLAIPPLLSTFFTLLGARLPVVIPVVATVGLAAVMFFLPNYNVRDDAKKARAEFSRALGAYIDFVALERNSGAGPRQAMEVAAGVGDSWVFRRLGEELARTRWSGLTPWDALHALALELGLPELDDLADIMRLSGEEGAQIYRSLRARSAGMRSAMLATEKARANEVGEKMSIPMSLLGVIFLAILVAPALLRVIAGSP, encoded by the coding sequence ATGATGGCCACCGGTCTGCAGCTGGCGCTGACCGCCGGCGCCCTGATCGGTCTCGGGGTGGCGTTGCTGGTCTGGCGTCTGACTCCCGCGGACCCCGATCTGGGCGACGCGCTAGGGCGGTTGTCACCCGAGCACGCCAAGCGGCGCGCCGTCGAGGCGATGCACCCGGCCGGCGACACCCGCGAACGGTTGGGCGTCTGGGGGATGAAGACCCTGCCGGCCGGCACCTGGGGCACCGTCCCGGTCCAGGAGCTGGCGATCCTGCGGACCCCGGTCAGCCGCTACTACGGCGAGAAGGTCATGTTCGCCCTGCTCGGGCTGGCCATCCCGCCACTGCTGAGCACCTTCTTCACCCTCCTCGGGGCGCGCCTGCCCGTCGTCATCCCCGTCGTCGCGACGGTCGGCCTGGCCGCGGTCATGTTCTTCCTGCCCAACTACAACGTCCGCGACGACGCGAAGAAGGCACGGGCCGAGTTCAGCCGCGCTCTCGGCGCGTACATCGACTTCGTGGCGCTCGAGCGCAACTCCGGCGCAGGCCCCCGCCAGGCCATGGAGGTAGCCGCCGGTGTGGGCGACTCTTGGGTGTTCCGCCGCCTCGGTGAGGAGCTCGCCCGCACCCGGTGGTCCGGGCTGACCCCATGGGATGCCCTGCACGCTCTGGCCCTCGAGCTGGGGCTGCCCGAGCTCGACGACCTCGCCGACATCATGCGCCTGTCCGGGGAGGAGGGCGCCCAGATCTACCGGAGCCTGCGCGCGCGCTCCGCAGGGATGCGCAGCGCGATGCTCGCCACCGAGAAGGCCAGGGCCAACGAGGTCGGCGAAAAGATGTCCATCCCGATGAGCCTGCTGGGGGTGATCTTCTTGGCCATCCTCGTCGCACCGGCCCTGCTGCGCGTGATCGCAGGCAGCCCCTGA
- a CDS encoding TadE family protein, with protein sequence MHRPRRFSFRDRRPAVNGHDRGSTSIQMVLLMPALFAVMFLGMQGALFYHARTVALAAAQEGVRTAAGLGGSGAAGAHDAYAFVTAAGGDDVLTAPQVRSSRSTTNATVTVTGRSLSVIPGWAPTVTQSASAPVERITQ encoded by the coding sequence GTGCACCGGCCCCGCAGGTTCTCGTTCCGTGACCGCCGTCCGGCGGTCAATGGACACGACCGTGGATCGACCTCGATCCAGATGGTGCTGCTGATGCCGGCGCTGTTCGCGGTGATGTTCCTCGGCATGCAAGGTGCCCTCTTCTACCACGCGCGGACCGTCGCCCTGGCCGCCGCGCAAGAGGGCGTCCGGACCGCGGCTGGACTGGGCGGGTCCGGCGCGGCTGGCGCCCACGACGCCTACGCCTTCGTCACCGCCGCGGGTGGTGACGACGTGCTGACAGCACCCCAAGTCCGCAGCTCACGCAGCACCACCAACGCCACCGTGACCGTCACCGGACGCTCGCTGAGCGTGATCCCCGGGTGGGCACCCACGGTCACCCAAAGCGCCAGCGCCCCCGTCGAGAGGATCACCCAGTGA